A stretch of Desulfobacter hydrogenophilus DNA encodes these proteins:
- the tyrS gene encoding tyrosine--tRNA ligase, producing MSVLSILQERGFIEATTHTQELEDYLENNRATCYIGFDPTASSLHVGSLVCIMALAHMQRQGHRPIGLVGGGTGLIGDPSGKTELRKVLTQDQIDENKAGIRKQLSRFIDFSKDKALMLDNAAWLTNLEYITFLRDIGRHFSINKMIKAESVKSRMESEDGLTFVEFNYMLLQAYDFMELAKTHDCLLQMGGSDQWGNIVAGIDLVRRTLGKQAFGITFPLITTASGIKMGKTHKGAVWLDPERFSPYEYYQFWVNTDDLDVTRFLALFTFLPMEEIESVKVLAGVDLNKAKTILAYEATKIAHGENEALKSLKATASMFGSIEVSSDLLPSASIPRGTLSCGTDESVPTSAFNKADVVDKMFVVDLFCDAGLCKSKSDARRLIKQGGAYINGERLGSFEQVVAAVDVNDCEIMLRAGKKKYHKIILK from the coding sequence ATGAGTGTTTTATCAATTTTACAAGAGCGTGGATTCATTGAGGCAACGACCCATACCCAGGAGCTTGAAGACTATCTGGAAAATAATAGGGCTACCTGTTATATCGGTTTTGACCCAACTGCCTCAAGCCTACATGTTGGAAGCCTTGTATGTATTATGGCTTTGGCCCACATGCAACGTCAGGGGCATCGTCCCATTGGCCTTGTCGGTGGTGGGACAGGGCTTATTGGTGACCCCTCCGGTAAAACAGAGCTGCGCAAAGTACTTACCCAGGATCAAATTGATGAAAATAAAGCCGGAATCCGCAAACAATTGTCCAGGTTTATAGATTTTTCTAAAGATAAGGCTTTGATGCTTGATAATGCAGCCTGGCTTACTAATCTGGAATACATCACGTTTTTAAGGGATATCGGGCGGCATTTTTCCATAAATAAGATGATTAAAGCAGAAAGCGTTAAGTCCAGAATGGAATCGGAAGACGGCCTGACCTTCGTTGAATTTAACTATATGTTGCTCCAGGCGTACGATTTCATGGAACTTGCCAAAACCCATGATTGCCTGCTTCAGATGGGCGGAAGTGACCAGTGGGGTAACATTGTGGCAGGGATTGATCTTGTGCGGCGTACCCTTGGTAAACAAGCCTTTGGGATCACTTTTCCTTTGATAACTACCGCCTCCGGTATAAAAATGGGTAAAACCCATAAAGGTGCTGTTTGGCTTGATCCTGAGCGGTTTTCTCCTTATGAGTATTATCAGTTCTGGGTCAATACTGATGACCTTGATGTGACAAGATTTTTGGCGCTATTTACCTTTCTTCCGATGGAAGAAATCGAATCAGTAAAAGTATTGGCTGGTGTAGATTTGAATAAAGCCAAAACCATTCTTGCATATGAGGCAACTAAAATTGCCCATGGGGAAAATGAGGCACTAAAATCTCTTAAAGCTACAGCTTCCATGTTTGGATCTATTGAAGTTTCTTCTGATCTTCTGCCTTCTGCAAGCATCCCAAGGGGAACGCTTTCCTGTGGAACGGATGAGTCCGTGCCCACCAGTGCCTTCAATAAGGCGGATGTGGTGGATAAGATGTTCGTGGTTGATCTGTTTTGTGACGCAGGGCTTTGCAAATCCAAATCCGATGCACGTCGTCTAATTAAACAGGGGGGGGCGTATATTAATGGTGAAAGGCTTGGTTCTTTTGAACAAGTTGTTGCCGCTGTTGACGTAAACGACTGTGAAATTATGCTCAGGGCAGGAAAGAAAAAATATCACAAAATTATTTTAAAATAG
- a CDS encoding sugar phosphate nucleotidyltransferase: MNKVAVIILAAGKGSRMKSDLAKVLHRVAGKSMINHVIEAATEVASNHIHVVVGHQADKVRKEIPKKYNVQFAFQKELLGTGDAVRVALPGVDACIQHVLVLCGDVPLIRKQTIADLVSAHRNLTSGLTVLAAKVSDPTGYGRIIKDNDGQLLAIREEADATDLEKQIDIVNSGIFCFEKQFLESGLGRIQNNNSQGEYYLTDLVAVAVQDRVKTLVKIIDDAEQVMGVNTIEQLTRINTAFHMVLNELS; this comes from the coding sequence ATGAACAAAGTTGCAGTTATTATACTGGCTGCAGGAAAAGGCAGCCGCATGAAATCGGATTTGGCTAAGGTGCTCCACAGAGTCGCAGGTAAAAGCATGATTAATCACGTGATTGAAGCGGCTACAGAAGTTGCTTCAAATCATATTCATGTCGTGGTTGGACACCAGGCCGATAAAGTCCGGAAAGAAATCCCCAAAAAATATAATGTGCAATTTGCCTTTCAAAAAGAACTTTTAGGAACAGGGGATGCAGTCAGGGTTGCATTGCCGGGGGTTGATGCCTGTATTCAGCATGTCTTGGTTTTGTGCGGTGACGTTCCGTTAATAAGAAAGCAGACCATCGCTGACTTGGTTTCAGCCCACCGGAACCTAACGTCTGGCTTGACTGTTCTCGCCGCAAAGGTATCTGACCCAACCGGTTATGGCAGAATTATCAAGGATAACGACGGACAGCTACTTGCCATACGCGAAGAGGCTGATGCAACTGATTTGGAAAAACAGATTGACATAGTTAATTCCGGAATCTTTTGTTTTGAAAAACAATTCCTTGAATCTGGTCTGGGACGGATTCAAAACAATAACAGTCAGGGAGAATATTATCTTACCGATCTTGTGGCGGTTGCTGTCCAGGACAGAGTCAAAACACTTGTTAAAATTATAGATGACGCTGAACAGGTCATGGGCGTTAATACCATTGAGCAATTAACCCGCATCAATACAGCGTTTCATATGGTATTGAATGAATTATCTTGA
- a CDS encoding ATP synthase F0 subunit B: protein MEKFNWKKHLKVSATVVALVAGTTVVWASGGGHGETAHHNVWHDVDTWKVLNFVVLALGCFFIAKKPVAQFFSSRTKGIEEELTDLEQKKADAERKLAEYESRFRNLEQESEKIVEDYVKQGEEAKKRILAEAEAQAEKLEDMAKRNIEQEFKAAKALLKQEVAERAMEQAEALIKKSITTQDQNRLVDDYLKKVEA, encoded by the coding sequence ATGGAGAAATTTAATTGGAAAAAACACCTTAAGGTTTCCGCAACTGTCGTCGCCCTTGTGGCTGGTACGACAGTGGTATGGGCTTCCGGCGGCGGTCATGGTGAAACAGCACATCACAACGTATGGCACGATGTTGATACCTGGAAAGTGCTCAACTTTGTTGTCCTTGCGCTTGGCTGCTTTTTCATCGCTAAAAAGCCGGTGGCGCAGTTCTTTTCTTCCCGTACAAAGGGGATTGAAGAAGAGTTGACAGACTTGGAACAGAAAAAAGCCGACGCAGAGAGAAAACTTGCCGAATACGAATCCCGGTTTAGGAATCTTGAACAGGAATCTGAAAAGATTGTTGAGGATTACGTCAAACAGGGTGAAGAGGCCAAGAAAAGAATTCTTGCAGAGGCTGAAGCCCAGGCTGAAAAACTCGAAGATATGGCAAAACGCAATATCGAACAAGAGTTCAAAGCTGCAAAAGCACTTCTTAAGCAGGAAGTTGCAGAACGTGCAATGGAGCAGGCAGAGGCGCTCATTAAAAAATCCATCACAACCCAGGATCAGAACCGCCTGGTCGATGACTACTTGAAAAAGGTGGAGGCATAA
- the atpH gene encoding ATP synthase F1 subunit delta codes for MKNHAVSRRYAKALILIGKEDGQADGYNNELSAMVGLLDSNEGFEQALTNPLIKKSDRKKLLESVIAAAGFSKVVNSFLSLLFDKGRIGFLRDIATYYNTMADELKGVVRASVVAATNLSKTNINKIQKSLSQRTGKTVVLDVQKDSSLIGGIITKIGDLVLDGSVKTQLINMGETLKKGESL; via the coding sequence ATGAAGAATCATGCAGTTTCAAGGCGTTATGCCAAGGCGTTGATTTTGATAGGCAAGGAAGATGGTCAGGCGGACGGATACAATAATGAGCTTTCCGCAATGGTTGGGCTTTTAGATTCCAATGAGGGTTTTGAACAGGCCCTTACCAATCCGCTAATCAAAAAAAGTGACCGTAAAAAGCTTCTTGAGTCGGTAATCGCTGCTGCAGGCTTTTCAAAAGTGGTGAATTCTTTTTTGTCATTGCTTTTTGATAAAGGCCGGATCGGTTTTCTCAGAGACATCGCTACCTATTATAATACAATGGCTGATGAACTTAAAGGTGTTGTCAGGGCAAGTGTTGTGGCTGCCACGAACCTGTCCAAGACAAACATTAATAAAATTCAAAAGTCTTTGTCTCAGAGAACCGGTAAAACCGTTGTGCTTGACGTGCAAAAGGATTCAAGTCTTATCGGCGGTATTATCACAAAAATCGGCGATCTTGTTCTTGACGGCAGCGTAAAAACCCAGCTGATCAATATGGGGGAAACTTTAAAAAAAGGTGAGAGTTTATAA
- the atpD gene encoding F0F1 ATP synthase subunit beta, translated as MAENIGKISQVLGAVVDVEFEPGKLPPVLTALTITNPTIGDMEDNLVIEVAQHLGDNVVRCIGMDVTDGLQRGMVVKDTGSPIMMPVGEASLGRVLNVVGRPVDGLGDISQEKMMPIHRHAPSFIEQDTSVRVLETGVKVIDLLVPFPRGGKMGMFGGAGVGKTVIMMEMVNNIAMQHGGISVFGGVGERTREGNDLYHEMKDSGVLPKCALVYGQMTEPPGARARVALSALTCAEYFRDEEGQDVLLFIDNIFRFTQAGSEVSATLGRMPSAVGYQPTLAVDMGELQERITSTDKGSITAVQCVYVPADDLTDPAPATTFGHLDGTVVLSRQIAELGIYPAVDPLDSTSRILDAAYIGEEHYNVARIVQQTLQKYKELQDIIAILGMDELSDEDKITVQRARKLQKFLSQPFHVAETFTGMAGIFVKVEDTVRSFKEIIDGKHDDLPENAFYMVGAIEDAIEKAKA; from the coding sequence ATGGCTGAAAATATAGGTAAAATTTCACAGGTCCTCGGCGCTGTTGTTGACGTTGAGTTTGAGCCCGGAAAACTTCCCCCGGTTCTGACCGCCCTGACTATAACCAACCCTACCATCGGGGACATGGAAGACAACCTTGTTATCGAAGTTGCGCAGCACTTGGGTGATAATGTTGTTCGCTGCATCGGCATGGACGTAACTGACGGTCTTCAACGAGGAATGGTAGTAAAAGATACCGGCTCTCCCATTATGATGCCGGTTGGCGAAGCATCCCTTGGCCGCGTTCTTAACGTTGTGGGTCGTCCGGTTGACGGTCTTGGAGATATCTCCCAAGAGAAGATGATGCCCATTCACAGGCATGCGCCTTCTTTTATCGAGCAGGACACTTCCGTTCGCGTTCTTGAAACAGGCGTAAAGGTTATCGACCTTTTGGTTCCCTTCCCCCGTGGCGGTAAAATGGGCATGTTCGGTGGTGCCGGTGTTGGTAAGACCGTTATCATGATGGAAATGGTTAACAACATCGCCATGCAGCATGGCGGTATCTCGGTGTTCGGCGGTGTTGGTGAAAGAACCCGTGAAGGTAACGACCTTTACCATGAAATGAAGGACTCCGGTGTTCTTCCCAAATGCGCTCTGGTTTACGGCCAGATGACTGAGCCTCCCGGCGCTCGTGCCCGTGTTGCCCTGTCCGCTCTGACCTGCGCTGAATATTTCCGTGATGAAGAGGGCCAGGATGTACTTCTCTTTATTGATAACATCTTCCGTTTTACCCAGGCCGGTTCCGAGGTCTCTGCAACGTTGGGTCGTATGCCGTCTGCTGTTGGTTATCAGCCGACACTTGCGGTTGATATGGGCGAGCTTCAGGAACGTATTACGTCCACAGATAAAGGTTCCATTACCGCTGTACAGTGTGTTTACGTACCTGCCGATGACTTGACTGACCCGGCACCTGCCACCACATTCGGTCATCTTGACGGAACTGTTGTTCTTTCCCGTCAGATTGCAGAGCTTGGTATCTATCCGGCTGTGGATCCCCTTGACTCCACTTCCAGGATCCTTGATGCTGCTTACATTGGTGAAGAGCATTATAACGTAGCCCGAATCGTTCAGCAGACCCTGCAAAAATACAAAGAACTCCAGGACATTATTGCTATTCTGGGTATGGACGAGTTATCTGATGAAGATAAGATTACCGTACAGCGCGCCAGAAAACTTCAGAAATTTTTGTCCCAGCCCTTCCATGTGGCTGAAACGTTTACCGGTATGGCTGGCATCTTTGTAAAAGTTGAAGACACGGTTCGGTCTTTCAAGGAAATCATCGATGGTAAGCATGATGACCTTCCCGAAAATGCTTTCTATATGGTGGGTGCCATCGAAGACGCCATAGAAAAAGCCAAAGCTTAA
- a CDS encoding cell division protein ZapA, translating into MDEIVKIDLFGEEFKFKPDKGQTYDPERIAAHVKEYIDEAESLFQNKTSSKNRIAILLLAAMNLSKDYHELRLKYSDLEKDIEDRVSSLLEKIEKTMK; encoded by the coding sequence TTGGATGAAATTGTTAAAATTGATCTTTTCGGGGAAGAATTTAAGTTTAAACCGGATAAAGGACAAACATATGATCCGGAAAGGATTGCAGCCCATGTCAAGGAATATATTGATGAAGCAGAGAGCCTTTTTCAAAATAAAACCAGCAGTAAAAACAGGATCGCTATTTTGCTTCTTGCAGCCATGAATTTATCCAAGGATTATCATGAATTGCGTTTGAAATATTCCGACCTTGAAAAAGACATTGAAGATAGAGTATCCTCCTTATTGGAGAAAATAGAGAAGACAATGAAATAG
- the atpG gene encoding ATP synthase F1 subunit gamma, with product MATLKEVQSKIVSVKKTKQITSAMKMVATSRLRGSQNAMEAFKPYASKFAEVLGSIAGKSGEGASPLLISKDEVKKVALLLCTSDRGLCGGFNINLIDKAAKMLKSELNGKEVSFVCYGKKGRDWAKKLSNPIDAEYIGVVGGKVDFSVASGSGQALIDSFLEGNVDEVYLIYSDFQGMAKQVPTVKQILPIPSLDDVVKQEDALPADDGTFLPEHICEPSSDALLGEMLPKNVFIQIYDALLQTSTSEHAARMRAMENATKACSDLVEELQTIFNKTRQAAITSELMDIVGGAEALKG from the coding sequence ATGGCAACATTAAAAGAAGTACAATCAAAAATAGTCAGTGTAAAAAAGACTAAACAGATTACCTCTGCCATGAAAATGGTCGCCACTTCAAGATTGCGCGGTTCCCAGAATGCCATGGAGGCATTTAAACCCTATGCCTCCAAATTTGCAGAAGTTCTGGGATCCATTGCCGGGAAGTCAGGGGAGGGCGCATCCCCCCTTCTGATCTCCAAAGATGAAGTAAAAAAGGTGGCCCTGCTCCTGTGTACCTCAGACAGGGGCCTGTGTGGCGGATTTAACATTAATTTGATCGATAAAGCTGCAAAAATGCTCAAATCTGAGCTTAACGGAAAAGAGGTCTCTTTTGTCTGTTATGGCAAAAAAGGTCGTGACTGGGCAAAAAAACTGAGCAACCCCATTGATGCCGAATACATTGGTGTTGTGGGTGGCAAGGTTGACTTCTCAGTGGCTTCCGGCTCAGGACAGGCATTAATCGACAGTTTCCTTGAAGGAAATGTGGATGAAGTATATCTGATTTATTCTGATTTCCAGGGTATGGCAAAACAAGTGCCGACGGTTAAACAGATTCTTCCCATTCCATCACTTGATGATGTAGTGAAACAGGAAGACGCTTTACCTGCTGACGACGGCACGTTTTTGCCGGAGCATATCTGTGAGCCTTCTTCGGATGCGCTTTTGGGTGAAATGCTTCCTAAAAATGTATTTATTCAGATATATGATGCGCTGCTTCAAACCTCAACATCCGAACATGCTGCCCGTATGCGGGCCATGGAAAATGCAACCAAAGCTTGTTCCGATCTTGTGGAAGAACTGCAAACCATATTCAACAAAACCCGTCAGGCAGCTATCACATCAGAGCTTATGGATATCGTTGGCGGTGCCGAAGCCCTTAAGGGATAA
- the rny gene encoding ribonuclease Y: MSSTMMLAFMLVLLAGGAAILYVIKIKIDQQRLDFQEEQRVAMEQATKKAETLLREATLEARSRLLEMKSTFDAETEETRAELKKEERRLSKKSEKLDNLEDQCAKKEKNIEKNERTVAEKLESVARKEESYTQLLDEIKKELEKVSGMTLDQAKELLLKTMEDEARHEGAKMVKKITTEVREKADKEAKKIISTAIQRYAGDYVAERTVSVVNLPGDEMKGRIIGREGRNIRALEAATGIDLIIDDTPEAVILSGFNPVRREVARLSLEKLISDGRIHPARIEDVVARATEEVDLVIKEAGEQAAFDLGVHGIDPELIKVLGKLKFRTSYAQNVLQHSVEVAFLAGIIAAELGLDIKLAKRMGLLHDIGKAVDHEVDGAHAIIGAKLAKKYGESQSVINAIAAHHEDQMPESVYDFIVQSADALSGARPGARKESLENYVKRLEDLENIANSFDGVVNTYAIQAGREIRVITESEKITDESAMLLSKDIARQIEENLTFPGQVKVVVIRETRAVEYTRK; encoded by the coding sequence ATGAGTTCTACAATGATGCTTGCATTCATGCTGGTACTGCTTGCTGGTGGTGCTGCCATTTTATATGTGATAAAAATAAAAATTGACCAGCAGAGACTTGATTTCCAAGAAGAACAACGTGTTGCCATGGAACAAGCAACCAAAAAAGCTGAAACTCTGCTTAGGGAGGCAACACTGGAGGCTCGCTCGCGTCTGCTCGAAATGAAAAGCACCTTTGATGCTGAGACAGAAGAGACCCGGGCGGAATTGAAAAAAGAGGAACGAAGGCTTTCTAAAAAAAGTGAAAAGCTCGATAACCTTGAAGACCAATGTGCCAAAAAAGAAAAAAATATAGAGAAAAATGAACGGACCGTTGCGGAAAAACTTGAATCTGTAGCCCGAAAAGAAGAATCTTATACTCAGCTTCTTGACGAAATAAAAAAAGAGCTTGAAAAAGTCTCCGGGATGACCCTTGATCAGGCAAAAGAACTGCTACTTAAAACCATGGAGGATGAAGCCAGGCATGAAGGGGCCAAAATGGTTAAAAAAATTACTACCGAAGTCAGGGAAAAAGCGGATAAAGAGGCCAAAAAGATTATATCTACCGCCATTCAGCGTTATGCCGGTGACTATGTGGCCGAGCGTACCGTTTCTGTGGTTAATCTGCCCGGAGACGAAATGAAGGGCCGAATTATCGGCAGAGAAGGCCGCAACATCCGGGCCTTGGAGGCCGCAACTGGAATTGATCTGATTATTGATGATACTCCGGAAGCTGTTATTTTATCAGGGTTCAACCCTGTCAGGCGGGAGGTGGCAAGGCTTTCCCTTGAAAAATTAATTTCCGACGGAAGAATTCATCCTGCCCGTATTGAGGATGTTGTGGCGCGTGCAACGGAAGAAGTTGATTTGGTGATTAAAGAAGCAGGCGAGCAGGCTGCATTTGATTTGGGTGTGCACGGCATTGATCCGGAATTGATCAAGGTGCTTGGTAAGCTTAAATTCAGAACCTCTTATGCCCAGAATGTCTTGCAGCATTCTGTCGAAGTCGCTTTTCTGGCCGGTATCATCGCTGCTGAGCTTGGTCTGGATATCAAGCTTGCCAAACGTATGGGACTGCTTCACGATATTGGGAAGGCAGTGGACCATGAAGTAGATGGGGCCCATGCCATTATTGGTGCCAAGCTTGCAAAAAAGTACGGTGAGAGTCAAAGCGTTATTAATGCCATTGCTGCCCACCATGAAGATCAAATGCCTGAAAGTGTTTATGATTTTATTGTGCAATCCGCAGATGCGCTTTCCGGTGCCAGACCCGGCGCTAGAAAAGAAAGCCTTGAAAATTACGTTAAACGTTTAGAAGATCTAGAAAATATTGCAAATAGTTTTGATGGTGTGGTAAACACCTATGCCATTCAGGCCGGGCGTGAGATTCGGGTCATTACTGAAAGTGAAAAAATTACGGATGAAAGTGCAATGCTGCTTTCAAAGGATATTGCCCGCCAGATCGAAGAAAATCTGACATTTCCGGGCCAGGTCAAAGTTGTTGTTATTCGGGAAACCAGAGCAGTTGAATATACCAGGAAATGA
- the atpA gene encoding F0F1 ATP synthase subunit alpha: MEIKAEEISQIIKDQIKGFDAQVDLSETGVVLSAGDGIARVYGLEKVKAMELVEFPGGILGLALNLEADNVGVAILGDDKVIKEGDVVKRTDRIASVPVGEALLGRVVTTTGEPVDGKGPIASDTYMNMELVAPGVIARKGVHEPCYTGSKAVDGMTPVGRGQRELIIGDRQIGKTAVAVDAIIAQKESGIKCIYVACGQKKSTVAQVVAALEEHGAMEYTTVVVASASESAAMQYLAPYAGCAMGEYFRDKGEHSLIVYDDLSKQAVAYRQVSLLLRRPPGREAFPGDIFYNHSRLLERSAKMNDELGAGSLTALPIIETQEGDVSAFIPTNVISITDGQIFLDKDLFFAGIRPAIDVGLSVSRVGGAAQVKAMKQVAGTLRLDLAQFRELEAFAAFGSDLDAATQRQLTRGERLVELLKQPQYQPLPMEKQVTILYAGTKGYLDGYAKESVAAYETGLYAFVESRFPEVFSGLKEKQKIDDELEAKLNECLKAYAEEFTEAL; encoded by the coding sequence ATGGAAATTAAAGCAGAAGAAATAAGCCAGATTATAAAAGATCAAATTAAAGGATTTGATGCGCAGGTTGATCTGAGCGAAACAGGTGTCGTTCTGTCAGCGGGTGACGGTATTGCCCGTGTTTATGGTTTGGAAAAAGTAAAGGCCATGGAGCTGGTTGAATTCCCCGGCGGTATTCTGGGGCTGGCACTCAACCTTGAAGCAGACAACGTCGGTGTGGCTATTCTTGGTGATGACAAGGTTATCAAAGAAGGCGACGTGGTTAAAAGAACCGACCGTATCGCTTCCGTCCCCGTTGGCGAAGCGCTGCTGGGCCGTGTTGTAACCACCACCGGCGAGCCTGTTGACGGCAAAGGTCCCATCGCTTCTGATACATATATGAACATGGAACTGGTTGCTCCGGGTGTTATTGCCAGAAAAGGTGTTCATGAACCCTGCTACACCGGTTCTAAAGCAGTTGACGGTATGACCCCGGTGGGTCGCGGTCAGCGTGAATTGATCATTGGTGACCGTCAGATCGGTAAAACTGCTGTTGCCGTTGACGCTATCATCGCCCAGAAAGAAAGCGGTATTAAATGCATCTATGTTGCCTGCGGTCAGAAAAAATCAACTGTTGCCCAGGTGGTTGCCGCTCTTGAAGAGCATGGTGCCATGGAATACACAACGGTTGTTGTGGCCTCCGCTTCCGAGTCTGCTGCCATGCAGTATCTGGCACCTTATGCCGGTTGCGCCATGGGCGAATATTTCCGTGACAAAGGGGAACATTCCCTGATCGTTTATGATGACCTTTCAAAACAGGCTGTTGCTTACCGTCAGGTATCTTTGCTGCTCAGGCGTCCGCCTGGACGTGAAGCGTTTCCCGGCGATATTTTCTATAACCATAGCCGCTTACTGGAACGTTCCGCCAAGATGAACGATGAACTCGGTGCAGGTTCTCTGACAGCCCTTCCCATCATTGAAACCCAGGAAGGTGACGTCTCCGCATTTATTCCAACCAACGTTATCTCCATTACCGACGGCCAGATTTTCCTTGATAAAGATCTTTTCTTTGCCGGTATTCGTCCGGCCATTGACGTTGGACTTTCCGTTTCTCGCGTTGGTGGTGCAGCCCAGGTTAAAGCTATGAAACAGGTGGCTGGTACCCTTCGTCTGGATCTTGCTCAGTTTAGAGAGCTTGAGGCGTTTGCCGCCTTTGGTTCTGACCTTGATGCCGCAACCCAGAGACAACTGACCCGTGGTGAGAGATTGGTTGAGTTGCTCAAACAGCCCCAGTACCAGCCGCTTCCCATGGAAAAACAGGTCACTATTCTCTATGCCGGTACCAAAGGATATCTTGACGGCTATGCCAAGGAATCCGTTGCCGCCTATGAAACTGGCCTGTACGCCTTTGTGGAAAGCCGTTTCCCGGAAGTGTTCTCTGGCCTCAAGGAAAAACAGAAAATTGATGATGAACTTGAGGCGAAGCTCAATGAATGCCTTAAAGCCTATGCCGAAGAATTCACAGAAGCTCTGTAA
- a CDS encoding ATPase, which produces MITVIPDISAVYQMVNFLVLLFLLNLVLYKPIRNVILKRKAKVGTLSLGVEKSLGDLEKQKDDYKNGLRQARGEGLKQKEVFIEEASAQEKEIITRINQKAQANFAQIKAQVAEETEQARKALEAEVEVYAKAIGEKILGRAC; this is translated from the coding sequence ATGATAACTGTGATTCCTGATATATCAGCGGTATATCAGATGGTCAATTTTCTTGTCCTGCTATTCCTCCTCAACCTGGTTCTGTACAAACCCATTCGAAATGTCATTCTCAAAAGAAAAGCCAAGGTCGGCACCTTAAGCTTAGGTGTTGAAAAATCCTTGGGGGATCTTGAAAAACAAAAGGATGATTACAAGAATGGGCTAAGACAGGCAAGGGGTGAAGGCCTCAAGCAAAAAGAGGTGTTCATCGAGGAGGCGTCTGCCCAGGAAAAGGAAATTATTACCCGGATCAATCAGAAAGCGCAGGCTAACTTTGCCCAAATCAAGGCACAGGTGGCTGAAGAAACCGAACAGGCCCGCAAAGCGCTTGAGGCCGAGGTTGAGGTGTATGCCAAAGCCATCGGCGAAAAGATTCTTGGGAGGGCATGTTAA
- a CDS encoding F0F1 ATP synthase subunit epsilon has translation MADQFFLEVVTPQKAVVSEDIRSISAPGSEGEFCALKGHTTFLTSLKIGTIRYEDAAGNECLLFANGGFAEVLPDKVTILAESAERSEDINLSRAKEALARAERRLSDKAADTDIVRAEAALRRAVSRIKMAEVR, from the coding sequence ATGGCTGATCAATTTTTTCTTGAGGTGGTAACGCCGCAAAAGGCTGTTGTCAGTGAAGATATCAGAAGCATTTCAGCGCCTGGCAGTGAAGGTGAATTCTGTGCCTTGAAAGGGCATACAACCTTTCTGACCTCGTTGAAAATCGGTACTATTCGTTATGAAGATGCCGCTGGAAATGAGTGCCTGCTCTTTGCTAATGGCGGATTTGCCGAAGTGCTTCCGGATAAGGTTACCATTCTTGCTGAATCTGCTGAACGCAGTGAGGATATTAATCTTAGCCGGGCAAAAGAGGCTTTGGCTCGTGCTGAGAGGCGATTGAGTGACAAAGCGGCAGATACAGATATTGTTCGTGCTGAGGCTGCTTTGAGGCGTGCTGTATCTCGGATTAAAATGGCTGAAGTTCGCTAA